Within the Agromyces atrinae genome, the region AGCACCGCGACCCACGCGTCGATGATCGCGCTCGCCTGCCCTGAGTCGACGAGACTCGATTGCAGTTCGGCGACCGCGGCGTCGTAGAGCGCGCTGAAGCCGGGGTCGGCGAGGAACCGCTCGGCGAGCACGTTCGACGAGTCCATGCCGCCGGCAGCACCACCCGGCGCGGCGCCTGCCCCGCGGGTGTCGTCGCCCACCGGCATCCCGCCCTGCCCGTCCCGCGCACCGCCCTGAGCCGCGCTACCCGGAGCCGCACCGCCCTGACCCGCGCCACCCTGACCCGCGCCCTCCTGCCCACCCCCGTCGCCCGGGGATGATCCGAACGCGAGGTTCAGGTCCCAGTTGACGACCTCCATGAGGCCCGTCGCCGGGTCGTAGTAGAGGTACGAGTTGTTGCCCGGCCCCGAGATGTCGTCGAAGTTGTCGACGAGGTCCTGGAAGGCGAGGTAGGTCGCGAACGATTCGACGTCGAGGTGCTCTCCGAGTTCGGCGGCGAAGGTCTCGTCATCGGACTCGTTGATGAACTGCAGGAAGTCGATGAGCGGCGTCAGGTCGTCGTCGCCCGCCTTCTGCGTGAAGACGTCGGTGTAGGCCGCCGCGTCGTCGCCCCGGTAGCTGTAATCGCCCCTGCTGTCGGCCTTGTAGAGCAGCCCGTCCGTGCCGAAGACCTGGTCGACCCACTCCTCACCGGGGTTCTGCACGACGAGCCGGAGCGTCGCGTCCGACCCGTTGACCGAGAAGCGCGTGGCGACGGCTTGCTCGGCGGCGAGCCCCGACGCATCGAGCAGGTCGAGGGCGACGGCCTCGTTGAGGGATGACTCCGAGCTGTTGCCGCGCACGACGAACTCGGTCTCGCCGTCGAGGTTCTGCCCGTCGACGAACTCGTCGAGGCGGATGATCCACGGCAGCGTCACGGGGTCGCTGTCGACGCTCGCGCCGCGGAGGCTCGAGTTGCCCTTGAGCTTCAGGCCGATGTTCTCGAACGTCTCGCCGTCGATCGTGACCGTGCCGCTCACCCAGACCTTTTCCCCCGAGTCGAGGTAGGTCGAGAGGGCTTCGTCGAGAGCGTCGTCCGAGAGCTCGACCGAGATGGTGTGCACCGTGCCCGAATCCCAGAAGTCGCCTGTCGTCTGGAGGTCGACGGCCGAGACGGCGGTCGATGATGCGTCGGTCGTCGGGGTGATCGCGGTGCAGCCCGCGAGGGAGCCGACGACGAGGAGGGAGCCGGCGGCGAGGAGCCCGGCGCGGTATCGGATGCGTGTGGTGATCGTCATCCGTCGAGTTGACCGCCGCACCCTCGGGCGTGACCCTCGATCGCCTATGCGTCACCGATCGACGACGTGAGCATCGCCCGAACGCGAACGGGGAACCCGCCCGGAGAAAGAGCACGGGCGGCGCATCCCCCCCGGAACGCGCCGCCCTGCATGCGAGAAGCCTCAGCATGTGCCAGGGACAGCTTAGAGACCGATCGGTCGGTTCTCAACCACGGCGCATCCGGCGTCACAGTGCGACGCGTCCACGTCACAAAACTGCGCTGACTACGCGTCGGGGATCTCGCGGCCGAACGACTCGAGGGTGATGGCCTCGGGCTCGGGCCCGCCGCGCACGCCGGTCTCGAGAGCGTCGATCTGGGCGAGCTCGTCGGCGCTCAGCTCGAAGTCGAACACGTCGATGTTCTCGGCGATGCGCTCGGGCTTCGTCGACTTCGGGATGACCTGGCGACCCTCCTGGATGTGCCAGCGCAGCATGACCTGCGCGGCCGACTTCCCGTACTTCTCGCCGATCGAGAGGATGACAGGCTCGTCGAAGCTGCGGCGAGCCGAGTCGCGGTACGACGTGATGCCGCCGATGGGCGACCAGGCTTGCGTGAGGATGCCGTGTTCGTCGCCGAACTGCTGCACCGT harbors:
- a CDS encoding CotH kinase family protein, whose translation is MTITTRIRYRAGLLAAGSLLVVGSLAGCTAITPTTDASSTAVSAVDLQTTGDFWDSGTVHTISVELSDDALDEALSTYLDSGEKVWVSGTVTIDGETFENIGLKLKGNSSLRGASVDSDPVTLPWIIRLDEFVDGQNLDGETEFVVRGNSSESSLNEAVALDLLDASGLAAEQAVATRFSVNGSDATLRLVVQNPGEEWVDQVFGTDGLLYKADSRGDYSYRGDDAAAYTDVFTQKAGDDDLTPLIDFLQFINESDDETFAAELGEHLDVESFATYLAFQDLVDNFDDISGPGNNSYLYYDPATGLMEVVNWDLNLAFGSSPGDGGGQEGAGQGGAGQGGAAPGSAAQGGARDGQGGMPVGDDTRGAGAAPGGAAGGMDSSNVLAERFLADPGFSALYDAAVAELQSSLVDSGQASAIIDAWVAVLGDQASDLIGVSTLESEAAGIRAYVE